In Delphinus delphis chromosome 11, mDelDel1.2, whole genome shotgun sequence, one genomic interval encodes:
- the PRPH gene encoding peripherin isoform X2 translates to MSHPSGLRSGVSSTYYRRTFGPPPSLSPGALSYSSSSRFSSSRLLGSASPGSSVRLGSFRSPRAAAGALLRLPSERLDFSMAEALNQEFLATRSNEKQELQELNDRFANFIEKVRFLEQQNAALRGELSQARGQEPARADQLCQQELRELRRELELLGRERDRVQVERDGLAEDLAALKQRLEEETRKREDAEHSLVLFRKDVDDATLSRLELERKIESLMDEIEFLKKLHEEELRDLQMSVESQQVQQVEVEATVKPELTAALRDIRAQYESIAAKNLQEAEEWYKSKYADLSDAANRNHEALRQAKQEMNESRRQIQSLTCEVDGLRGTNEALLRQLRELEEQFALEAGGYQAGTARLEEELRQLKEEMARHLREYQELLNVKMALDIEIATYRKLLEGEESRISVPVHSFASLSIKTTVPEVEPPQESHSRKMVLIKTIETRDGEVVTESHKEQRSELDKSSTHSY, encoded by the exons ATGAGCCACCCGTCGGGCCTCCGGTCCGGCGTCAGTTCCACCTACTACCGCCGCACCTTCGGGCCACCGCCCTCGCTGTCCCCGGGGGCCCTCTCCTACTCTTCCAGCTCCCGCTTCTCGAGCAGCCGCCTGCTGGGCTCGGCGTCCCCCGGCTCCTCCGTGCGCCTAGGCAGTTTCCGCAGTCCCCGGGCGGCCGCGGGCGCCCTCCTGCGCCTGCCCTCGGAGCGCCTCGACTTCTCCATGGCCGAGGCCCTCAACCAGGAGTTCCTggccacgcgcagcaacgagAAGCAGGAGCTGCAGGAGCTCAACGACCGCTTCGCCAACTTCATCGAGAAGGTGCGCTTCCTGGAGCAGCAGAACGCGGCCTTGCGCGGGGAGCTGAGCCAGGCCCGGGGCCAGGAGCCGGCGCGCGCCGACCAGCTGTGCCAGCAGGAGCTGCGCGAGCTGCGGAGGGAGCTAGAGCTGCTGGGCCGCGAGCGAGACCGGGTGCAGGTGGAGCGCGACGGGCTGGCGGAGGACCTGGCGGCGCTCAAGCAGAG GCTGGAGGAGGAGACTCGCAAGCGCGAGGATGCGGAGCACAGCCTCGTGCTTTTCCGTAAG GACGTGGACGACGCCACCCTGTCCCGCCTGGAGCTAGAGCGCAAGATTGAGTCTCTGATGGATGAGATTGAGTTCCTCAAGAAGCTGCACGAGGAG GAGCTGAGAGACCTGCAGATGAGCGTGGAGAGCCAGCAGGTGCAGCAGGTCGAGGTGGAGGCGACCGTGAAGCCCGAGCTGACGGCGGCGCTGAGGGACATCCGTGCCCAGTACGAGAGCATCGCAGCGAAGAACCTGCAGGAAGCAGAAGAGTGGTACAAGTCCAAG TACGCGGACCTGTCTGACGCCGCCAACCGGAACCACGAGGCCCTGCGCCAGGCCAAGCAGGAGATGAACGAGTCGCGACGCCAGATCCAGAGCCTGACGTGCGAGGTGGATGGGCTTCGCGGCACG aacGAGGCGCTGCTCAGACAGCTGCGGGAGCTGGAGGAGCAGTTTGCCCTGGAAGCCGGCGGGTACCAGGCGGGCACCGCACGGCTCGAGGAGGAGCTGCGGCAGCTAAAGGAGGAGATGGCGCGACACCTGCGAGAGTACCAGGAGCTCCTCAACGTCAAGATGGCCCTGGACATCGAGATCGCCACCTACCGGAAGCTACTTGAGGGCGAGGAGAGCCG GATCTCCGTGCCAGTCCATTCCTTTGCATCCTTAAGTATAAAGACGACTG TGCCTGAGGTGGAGCCTCCCCAGGAGAGCCACAGCCGGAAGATGGTTCTGATCAAGACCATTGAGACCCGGGATGGGGAG GTGGTGACAGAGTCTCACAAGGAGCAGCGCAGTGAGCTGGACAAGTCTTCTACTCACAGCTACTGA
- the PRPH gene encoding peripherin isoform X1 codes for MSHPSGLRSGVSSTYYRRTFGPPPSLSPGALSYSSSSRFSSSRLLGSASPGSSVRLGSFRSPRAAAGALLRLPSERLDFSMAEALNQEFLATRSNEKQELQELNDRFANFIEKVRFLEQQNAALRGELSQARGQEPARADQLCQQELRELRRELELLGRERDRVQVERDGLAEDLAALKQRLEEETRKREDAEHSLVLFRKDVDDATLSRLELERKIESLMDEIEFLKKLHEEELRDLQMSVESQQVQQVEVEATVKPELTAALRDIRAQYESIAAKNLQEAEEWYKSKYADLSDAANRNHEALRQAKQEMNESRRQIQSLTCEVDGLRGTNEALLRQLRELEEQFALEAGGYQAGTARLEEELRQLKEEMARHLREYQELLNVKMALDIEIATYRKLLEGEESRISVPVHSFASLSIKTTVPEVEPPQESHSRKMVLIKTIETRDGEQVVTESHKEQRSELDKSSTHSY; via the exons ATGAGCCACCCGTCGGGCCTCCGGTCCGGCGTCAGTTCCACCTACTACCGCCGCACCTTCGGGCCACCGCCCTCGCTGTCCCCGGGGGCCCTCTCCTACTCTTCCAGCTCCCGCTTCTCGAGCAGCCGCCTGCTGGGCTCGGCGTCCCCCGGCTCCTCCGTGCGCCTAGGCAGTTTCCGCAGTCCCCGGGCGGCCGCGGGCGCCCTCCTGCGCCTGCCCTCGGAGCGCCTCGACTTCTCCATGGCCGAGGCCCTCAACCAGGAGTTCCTggccacgcgcagcaacgagAAGCAGGAGCTGCAGGAGCTCAACGACCGCTTCGCCAACTTCATCGAGAAGGTGCGCTTCCTGGAGCAGCAGAACGCGGCCTTGCGCGGGGAGCTGAGCCAGGCCCGGGGCCAGGAGCCGGCGCGCGCCGACCAGCTGTGCCAGCAGGAGCTGCGCGAGCTGCGGAGGGAGCTAGAGCTGCTGGGCCGCGAGCGAGACCGGGTGCAGGTGGAGCGCGACGGGCTGGCGGAGGACCTGGCGGCGCTCAAGCAGAG GCTGGAGGAGGAGACTCGCAAGCGCGAGGATGCGGAGCACAGCCTCGTGCTTTTCCGTAAG GACGTGGACGACGCCACCCTGTCCCGCCTGGAGCTAGAGCGCAAGATTGAGTCTCTGATGGATGAGATTGAGTTCCTCAAGAAGCTGCACGAGGAG GAGCTGAGAGACCTGCAGATGAGCGTGGAGAGCCAGCAGGTGCAGCAGGTCGAGGTGGAGGCGACCGTGAAGCCCGAGCTGACGGCGGCGCTGAGGGACATCCGTGCCCAGTACGAGAGCATCGCAGCGAAGAACCTGCAGGAAGCAGAAGAGTGGTACAAGTCCAAG TACGCGGACCTGTCTGACGCCGCCAACCGGAACCACGAGGCCCTGCGCCAGGCCAAGCAGGAGATGAACGAGTCGCGACGCCAGATCCAGAGCCTGACGTGCGAGGTGGATGGGCTTCGCGGCACG aacGAGGCGCTGCTCAGACAGCTGCGGGAGCTGGAGGAGCAGTTTGCCCTGGAAGCCGGCGGGTACCAGGCGGGCACCGCACGGCTCGAGGAGGAGCTGCGGCAGCTAAAGGAGGAGATGGCGCGACACCTGCGAGAGTACCAGGAGCTCCTCAACGTCAAGATGGCCCTGGACATCGAGATCGCCACCTACCGGAAGCTACTTGAGGGCGAGGAGAGCCG GATCTCCGTGCCAGTCCATTCCTTTGCATCCTTAAGTATAAAGACGACTG TGCCTGAGGTGGAGCCTCCCCAGGAGAGCCACAGCCGGAAGATGGTTCTGATCAAGACCATTGAGACCCGGGATGGGGAG CAGGTGGTGACAGAGTCTCACAAGGAGCAGCGCAGTGAGCTGGACAAGTCTTCTACTCACAGCTACTGA